Proteins encoded within one genomic window of Vairimorpha necatrix chromosome 3, complete sequence:
- a CDS encoding cysteinyl-tRNA synthetase codes for MLKIFNSLTKKLEEFKPRDPHNVKIYICGPTVYDHSHIGHARTYVSFDVIRNILEKYYNYNVTFVMNITDIDDKIINKSKEDGVSISEITTKYTKLFLDDMSLLNVRRPTVLTKVTEYIEKIKEYVQVLVDNKYAYESNGSIYFDVNEYKKNFQYPIFRDESANNSVDEKNLVDKKSHMDFALWKKGSGTDLNDEGRPGWHIECSVMSNDVLGDFIDIHAGGVDLKFPHHENEIAQCQARHQKEPWVAYFMHTGHLNINGLKMSKSLKNFTTIKSILERCTPIQLRILFLHHQWNKDMNYEESQLKFAENVEKKLYNFLMYVESSTDTTSKYTEIDNEVLSFISKTNKIVDESFSNNFDTPSGLINIYTLYQVRDFLRRIMDILGISKKEKTRDDDSKKLAELINNFRNDVRKAAKNNENKKKLFEICDDVRDKLKDIGYIIEDCNLESMIKKL; via the exons ATGTTAAAGATCTTTAACTCTTTGACTAAAAAATTGGAAGAATTTAAACCACGAGATCCACacaatgtaaaaatttacatttgtGGGCCAACTGTCTATGACCACAGTCACATTGGTCATGCCCGTACTTACGTGTCCTTTGATGTGATAAGAAacattttagaaaaatattacaattATAATGTGACATTTGTAATGAATATTACAGATATAgatgataaaataatcaataaaaGTAAAGAAGACGGTGTTTCTATAAGTGAAATTACTACCAAATATACAAAACTGTTTTTAGACGATATGTCTCTACTTAATGTAAGAAGACCTACAGTCTTAACAAAAGTAACTGAATacattgaaaaaattaaagaatatgTTCAAGTCTTGGTAGACAACAAATACGCCTACGAAAGTAACGGgagtatttattttgatgtGAACGAatacaagaaaaattttcaatatccCATTTTTAGAGACGAGTCTGCTAATAATAGCGTCGACGAAAAAAATCTTGTAGATAAGAAATCTCATATGGATTTTGCCTTATGGAAAAAAGGAAGCGGGACAGATTTAAATGACGAAGGCAGACCAGGTTGGCATATCGAATGTAGTGTTATGTCTAATGATGTACTTGGCGATTTTATTGATATTCACGCGGGAGGCgtagatttaaaatttccaCATCATGAAAATGAAATAGCGCAATGTCAAGCTCGGCATCAGAAAGAACCCTGGGTCGCGTATTTTATGCATACTGgtcatttaaatattaacgGTCTAAAAATGTCAAAAtctcttaaaaattttacaactataaaatcaattttagAAAGATGCACTCCGATTCAACTTAGAATTCTCTTTTTACATCATCAGTGGAATAAAGATATGAACTACGAAGAGAGtcaattaaaatttgcAGAAAATGTAGAGAAAAagttatataattttttaatgtatgTAGAAAGTAGCACAGATACTACAAGTAAATACACCGAAATAGACAATGAGGTACTAAGTTTTATTagtaaaacaaataaaatagtaGATGAatctttttctaataacTTTGATACGCC AAGCGGATTGATAAACATTTACACTCTTTATCAAGTTAGAGATTTCCTAAGGAGAATTATGGATATTTTAGGAATTAGTAAGAAAGAGAAAACTAGAGACGATGATAGTAAAAAGTTAGCCGAACTAATTAACAATTTCAGAAATGATGTAAGAAAGGCAGCGAAAAACAATGagaataaaaagaaattattcgAAATATGTGATGACGTGAGGGATAAACTAAAAGATATTGGATATATAATTGAGGATTGTAATTTAGAGTCAATGattaagaaattataa